A region of the Equus quagga isolate Etosha38 chromosome 11, UCLA_HA_Equagga_1.0, whole genome shotgun sequence genome:
acatgcacaaacatgGTCTTGGGTGCCTTTCAGAGGTAACCGGGAGAAACCATTTTACCCAAGATACTCATCAAGCTCCTTCAAACTTGCCCCGTGCCGTTCAAGGCCCTCTTCACCACAGGCTTAACTCAGGCTCCCCAGACAAGACACGGTCATAGTGTCACCTCCTTTACCAGAAGTTTAGGTCTTCTAAGCTCATCAACTTCAAAGGCAGAGGCAAAGTTCCTCcaaatcttcatttcttcagagattcagaagctggaaggagaaaTGATGTGCACTCTCACTCCAGTCAAGGGACATCAACATATTTACCCGCTATGTTTTCAACATCCTCAGCTGCTACATTCAAACCCATCCTGCTTCAGGGAAGAAATGGTTTAGAAGAAGGCAGCTAGATAAGGAGTAGATTTAGTGACCAATGTCATTGGAGTGCTTGGTAAAAGCAGATTTGATAAGAGGGTTGGGAGAGGAACCTCAATGGGTTGAGGAAGAGGCATAAAGAATTGGAGACAATGAATGCAGACAAGTCTTTAGATAAAAATTGGCTATGAAGAGAGATGATATAAGCTAAAAATGGGATCAGGAGAGGGAGGGTTCAGTtttgcttgctttgttttttaggATGGAAGACACCGGAACATACTTTTTCACATTTGGGAAGGGGCAGTGGAGAAGAACGTTGAAGATACAGGAAAGAGATGGGATAATTGGATGGAGCGAGGTCCCAGAGGGAGTGGGATAGGAAGCAGAGATAGAAAGGAGTTCTTCTATTGAAAAGGGAGCAAAGATGCAGGTGGATACATGTATGAGAGACGGTTGAGGGATGAGGATGGGAGCAGAAAGTTGAAAACGTTTCTGTGAAGGTCtctaatttctctgtgaagtaacAGATAAGATGATAAGAAGGGGTGGTGGGTGGGTAGTTAGCTGTGTAAAGAGGCAGGGCAGGTATGAAGTGGTTATTAGAGACAGTGGGAGAGAATGCTGACCGGAGACTGCATTCGTGTTGAGTGCCCAAGGGCATAAGTCTCCCTAGGTGTGTGATTTTCTTCCTCAAGCCAGGTGCAGGCTCAGAAAAGGGCACAGTTGGGGGTGTCCACAGCAGGTTTTTATTTTGGCTAGGTACACGCGACTGAAGGACACTGAGGCAAAAAGGTAAATGAGGCAAAGATATTGGTGAAAGTTGCGGAAGCATCGGGCAATGGTCTAGCAGGGAACGAGTTAAACCAGGAAGGACGATGGATGGAACATAGGAGAAAGGTCACCGGACTGGAGAGCCTGGGGAGGTATAAGAATGCAAAGATTAAAGCACACCACAGGGCCTTGGCTCCTCTGAAATAATTCAGATGGTCCAAAGAACCTTTCCCAACTCACTAAAATTTGCCTTCAGATATGAAAAAGTTAAGACTTCCTCATTCTCTCTGATTATTACCTTCTCAAAACCAGTTAAGGCACCTAGTGGAATTAAACTTCTCGCACTGTCATATTCACAGGGTATTTATCGATCTGATCTCTCAATACTTTCATAAGACAGCTTAATCTTAGCCTCTCCAAGAAAAATCCTGATTCCACTCTGTAGGACTATAGAAACGTTTCTCAATTTAACTGCTAAATTTGTGTCTCCGAGACATAGCAGCctacagaaggacaaacactgcacGGTTCCACTTATACGAAGTATCTAAAATGGTCAaagtcatagaagcagagagtagaatggcggttgcctgggggagggggaagaagggaGCGGCTGTTCAACGGGTGCAGTTTCAGTTATGGAAGCTGAGTaggttctagagatctgctgcatGTTGTGCCTACAGTTATCAATACTATAGTGTACACTTAAACGtttgctaagagggtaaatctcatGTTGAATgttcttaacaacaaaaaagaaaaaagatatagcATCCttgaaaatttgtaaaaattcctGCCCCACTCCTTGCCATTTACTTAGATTTCCACTAGGCCAAGCCCCTTCTAACTTCAGGCAGGATCGGGAAATGCAGGATGCTGTGATCTTCCAGAAGGCTTGAGCAGGGAGAACGCGTCGTCTCCTTTCCTTCAAAGTGCCTAAGGTAAGCACTGCCCAGGGGAGCTGCTGAGAGCAGCGGCTGCCGTTTGTCGTCTACTGTGTGTCTAGAACTACGCTAGTGCTGAACGAAACTGTCTCATTTCCTCTTCACAACAGCCCCACGAGGAGGGATCATTATTGTGAtgttacagataagaaaaccaaggctcagaaatgTGATAaaaacttgcctaaggtcacacagataaaAGTGACAGAGCCTGGAATGTCAGTACGTCAGACTCCAAAGTGCCATTAAACTTTTAAATCCTGCAGAAGAGATTCAGTTACAACTTCCACACTCACGTGAAAGAAGACAGCTGTCCTATGACTCACTATCCACTTCCTTTTCCTAGGTTAGCTGCttctatatataattttactAGGAATAGAGAAACAAGCTCAAACTCCCTAATCTATatattgacatttatttattctaacgAGAAAACCTCAGGACCATTTGCAGACTTTGGGATTAGACTGCGTCCCAGGAAGGACCCCCCACCCTGGAGTTCAGGATGGCATCCTGTATGTTCCCCTGGGACAGTTCATATTACAGATAAAAAGACAGGGGAAAAGCTATTAGATTCCTGGTGCTGCTGGATAGGACGTACAAGGGCACCATTCCGTGACGATACAGGTGTTTTATACCAAGTTCCTCCATTTGCAGGATTTCTCTGTGGTGTGGAATCTCTGATGATAAAGGggtaaaaatgtaattaaaggCTTACCCCATCAAGGTTTCTGTGGGATGCATTTAAGAAGGACATACCTGCACATGGCCTGAGGCTAAGTACTCTAAACCGAATCAGACAGAAATCACTCTTAGGAAGCTTAGAATTTTCCAAGTAGTTATGATGCCTAGGTAGACacaacagtaattaaaaacaaatatctatatatctccatccacccatctatctatctgtctatctatgtatccgtgtacgtatgtatgtatgtgtctatctgtccatctgtctgtctgtctttatcATTACTGTCTTCCTAGGGTTATGATCCTGTGTGGTTTCTCTGAGGCTAAGACCTGAGCTCTGACTGAAAGGATTTCTGCACTCGTTATGTTCATGAACTTTCTCTCCAGTGTTAATTTTCTGACACCTAATAAGGTCTGAGCTCCAtctgaaggcttttccacattctttacattcatagggcttctctccactATGAACATCTGTGATGTTGAGCTCTGGTTAAAAGTCTTGGACACTGActgcattcatagggtttcttTCCACTGTGAATTCTTTGATGCTGAGTAAGCTGTGAGCTCCCCCGAAAGCCTTTCCCACATTCGCTGCATTTATAAGGCCTCTCACCTGAATGGATTCTCTGATGTTCTATAAGGACTGAGTTCCTACTGAAGGCctttccacattcactgcattcataaggtttttctccagtgtgaactgtTTGATGTCTAATAAGATCTGAGCTGCCCTGGAAGGTTTTTCCACATTtattacattcataaggtttcttttccttgtgaaTTTTCTCCTGTCCACTAAGTTCTGGATCTGAACTAAACGCTTTCTCATATTTAAGTTTTTCTCCAATATGAAGTCTTTGATGTTTAAGAAAAACTGTGTGCccactgaaggctttcccacattcagggcattcatagggtttttctccacCATGGGTTCTTTGATGCTGAATAAAAAGGGAAGTCTGcctgaaggcttttccacatttgctgcattcatagggtttctccccagtatgaattctctggtgGGTAACGAGATGTGAGCTCtgactgaaagctttcccacagtCACTActttcatagggtttctctccagtgtgaattctgtGATGTATAGTAAGATCTGAGCTTTGATCGAAGGCctttccacattcattacataTATACGGCTTCCCTCCACTATGAATTCTCCGGTGCAGGACACGGTTTGAGCTTCCCCTGAAAGCTTTTCCACACTGATTACATTCACAGGGATTCTCCTCACTATGAATCCGCTGATGTCGAATGAGATTGGAGCACAGTCACCACAAACATAAGGTTTCCTTCCTGTGTGAATTCTTTGATGTGTAACCAGGTTTGAACTCCTAGTGAAAACCTTTCCGCATTCATTGCACTTACAGGTTCTCTTTATGGTATGGATTTTTTGATGCTGAGTAAGTCCTGACTTCTGTTTGAAGCTCTGGCCACTTGCCTTGCCCCTATAGGTTCTTTCCTCTGCAGAAACTCTCTGATGTGTAACAAATGGGCTCAGATCACAAATTCTCACCTGCTTATCATATTTAAGTTTTCCCTCTCTTATAAGGGTTTTCTTAAGGATAATGTTCACTTGACTGAAGGTCCTGTCCTCAAAAGAGGATTGTGCCGGTCCAGCCTCTCACGGGTTTACCTGCTGCCTCTCCAAGCTGTTCTTAAAGTCACTGGGTCCTAAGAATTTACATCCATGGGGTATTTGTATTGGGTGTCCTGATTCTATTTCTTCAGAAATTTCCCGCTTTagcttccatttcttctgttagttttcttttcattatctgaaacataaattaaaagtataaatggTTGCCTTCTCATGCTAGGAGAAAAGAAACTCTTAGAAGGTGGCaaataatcaaaggaaagcaTTTCTGTGTTTGGGTTGAGCTTCTAAATTCTCAAAAACAGTTTTATaacctgagaaagagaaaggcttCTAAAGCTAACTTTTATGGTTTATGAAAGCAGTTCCCAAACTTGACTGATTGTCAGAAACACATGGGAcagctactgaatcagaatttgagtccacttcattcttctctctgcaGACCGTCTTTCTCTTTTATTACCTCAGCCCTTGgatcttaaaatttcctttatttggaAGACCAGCCCTGGATGAACTAGAATTTTTTAATTCCAGTTccaaaatcttagaaaaaagagTCAGCTGTCCCAGTTTAGGTCAGGTGTCAACTTCTCTCTAACCAGGGGTGGCAGGGTGAGTGCAGGGCTTGGGGGATCACACAGGGTAAACTTGTCTGCTGGGAGTCCCTCTGTAGGTGAGAAGGACGGGGAGATCATGGTGAGCAGCCTCGAGACTTCAAAAGTTGTTTATGACATAATTTTTGCCTGAGAGGTGAGACCTTCACTACAGTTTCATCTTCTTGGCCACTTAGTGGATATACTCAATATATAGGGGGAAGAATGGCAAGTGGCTTTTATCTCAAGTGTCAACCATGAAGGACTGAAAACTGGTTGGCTTAAAACACCAGTTTAAGCGCTGAGGCTGTTCGTGGGCTCGTAAGAACAGAGTACTGTGTACAGGCAGAGTGTGGATTACTTAAATTCGCCATGGGTGTGCGGGGGAATCCAGAGAGTAGTGGAGGTAAAGGAAGGACGGGATGGGCTTGCTGTCCCTACATAGGAGCAAAGGAAAGATGCCAACAGAACATAGAAAAGATtactcttggggccagccctgtggccgagtggttgagtttgcgtgctccgctttggcagcccagggttttaccggttcagatcctgggtgcggacatggcaccgctcatcaggtcatcctgaggcggcgtcccacatagcacaaccagaaggacctacatctagaatatgcaactatgtactggggggctttggggagaaaaaggaaaaataaaatctttaaaaaaaaagaaaagaatatgggCTCTGGATACAGACTCCTGAGTCTGCCTCTGCCatttacttgctgtgtggcctttagttacttaacctttctgtgcttctgtttcctcatctgtaaaatgtggacagTAATAGAACCTAAGAgaggttttgtgaggattaaatgagtcaatacatgtaaagtgcttagcctGGCTCAGTTAGCTTTCAGTAAATAATGCATAGTTTAAATTTTGTTACTTGGTTAATAATCTTGACACCAAGATCTGCTCCAGTTCAGACTAGACAATGCTGTTAGTTATACATCAGTTTCATCAGGTTAATCACTGTTCAAAAACCTTTACTTCTCCCTATTTATTACTGTATCAGATCTAactttcctttactttttatttatttttaaaagattttatttttccttttttctccccgaagtaccccggaacatagttgtgtatttttagttgtgggtccttctagttgtggcatgtgggacgccgcctcagcatggcctgatgagcagtgccatgtctgcacccaggattcgaaccggggaaaccctgggccgctgaagcagagcgcacgaacttaaccactccgccacggggcaggcccctattttatttgactttgacAGATGTCCATAATCTGGTCCCAACATAGTCGTCTGTTGTGATTTTCCTTTACTCTGTAAGGGCAGGGTGGTTGTTCCGTGTGGTATCCCAGTGCCTACAACAGAGTTTGGCACATTGTATTCACTCAGTAATTACCCATTCAGTGAGTGAATACAGCAATTCAAAACTGCTGCTCTAAATAAGCCAAGTCCTCCTCTGACTTCCACATCCAAACCAGGCTCTCCCTCCTTTTGAGGGTCTTTCTGGgaaagtggttaagagcacagactttggaacCAGACTTGCTTccaattctggctctgccattctcTAACTGGAGACCTCAGATGCGTTTCCTGACATCTCTGTACCTTACCTATTTATGGGGTTTCCACCTTTGTAGGGTTTTCACCTGCTTTGTAGGGTTGATAAGGATTAACTGAAtgaatataaagcacttagaatggtgcctgccacacagtaggCACTAGGTAAGTATTAGGGGAAAAACAAGTACACAAAATATGAGACCCCAAATTTAACTTTTAGTTATACACAGTCATATTGTCTCCCAAGCTCCAGATCATTTgaccttttctcctctcttgatttttcaattgttattaaaatatctcttttattGGTTTTTCCTTTCAACTCTTAACGTTACAAATTAGGAGTGTATCATTCTCTATTTGCACCATTTCAACAGTTTCAAAGCTGGTGTTCCCTGCCTTCCTCTAAtcttatctatttctctttcactactgtgaaaatactttttctacatTAACACTTACCGTGTGGGACTCTGATTCGAAGCGCAAATATTCCGGATTCGGGAGCAGTCTAAGATCTAGGCCTCCGACTGTAGCGACAGCTCTTCCATCACAGCCCATCTTAGATTTCCACTGGAGTCAGCCCCCTGCTAGTTAAGCGCGGGCATCAGTGCAAGATATCAGGATGGCCCCTTTGATTTGCTAGAGGCATTTCTGGGGGTAGAGGAGATAAGGACGTGGGCAGGGAGCCTCTGACTTTTTAGAGAGGACGTTTCACAACAGGGAACAGAGACAGTTCTGTATCCCAGAGGGATTTAGACGCCTGTGATGCTTGCTCAAAATTCAAGAAGCCACCGCCCTGACACCCATCCAATCCGGAAGAAACTTCGTTTTGCGAAGGTCAAAAGGTCCCCATTAACAACCTTCGAGTCCCTGAAGAAGCTCCTCACGCGGAAGCCCGGGGCCCTCCACGCTCCTGCGCTCGGTCCTCGCCGCGCTCGCCTTGCGCGCGGGCCGGCAGAGCACAGCGCCCGCCGCGGCTCTGGGCGCGGGGACCACAGTTCTGGCGCCGGCCGGCTAGCGAGAGCCATCCTGCCGGCCCGGACCAGCGGCCTCCGTGCGGTGGGGCCGCGAGCGGGGAGCCGAGCGCTGGGCCGGGCCGGACGGGGCCCAAGCGGCTCGGTCAGAGGGGCAAAGCCGGCAGCCCGGAGCCCGGGCGCCCCGCTCCGCGCGCGCGGCCACTGCGCGGGCTCGTCGCCAGGCTGCCATCGGTGTCCCCGTCACTGAGCGCCTCCTCCGCAGCCTCGGCCATCGTGCCCCACCGCGACTGGTAACCGGGAGCCGCGGCCGCTCGGGGAAGCTTGCGGCCGGCACTCCCCACCCCTCGGCGCACGCCACTGGCTCCGGCTCCCGGCGGCGCGCCCGGCCACCGAGTCGAGTCCTCCTTCCTTCCTAGACAAGGCCGGAGGGAGGGCCGCGCTGTCGCCACGCGAGCCCTCGTCTCTCCCGTGTCTGGGGCTCGGCTCTCCGCCAGGTGTCGGGGGACCTGCAGAGAGGACCCAGTCCCCGCCCAGGAAGGGCTCAGTCTAGTGGCGCGACAAGTAAATGCTAACTGCTGTGCTGTGCCGGCTGGTCTGTGGGAGCACAGCGGGAGCACCCAACCCCGACCGGGCGTCGATGGGGGAGGGCATGTGCGGGAACTGGGAGATGCTGCTGCCCTGCCTAGGAAAACGGGCATTGGAGTGAGGCCTGAATTTGAATTCCAGTTTCTTCTCTTACTAGTTCTGGGTCTCTGAGCAAATTACCTTGTCTTCTGACCTTAGTTTCCTGTTTAGAAAACCGGGATAACAGTAGGACCACCAATGAAGACAGAGACTAAGAATCTAAGAGAAATTGGTGTTAAGTTCTTACCATGGTACCCAACGCTAGGAAGTAGTAAAAAAATAACGGAgctagggaaggagggagggagcatgcctggcagagggaacagcctgtggaAAGGCCATAGGGCAAGAGGGCAGTGCCTAAGTCCTTGGGAACTGCAGACAGTTCAGGGGTAAATGTTGGATTTAGAAAGGTAAGCACTTTGCAGAAAGCCCTCCCCAACTCGGTCAAACTCCCCACTGCAGTAGCATGCGTCTCCTTTGTGGCACTTAACCATGCTTGTGTTAACCTACAAACAAAGAGCCAAAAGGAGAGCCAGGCGTTTATTTTGgcatcaaagaattgcaattctgGGAGCAGAGATTCTGGCAgcaacccaaatagtgtcccgctagggagtaaaagtcacgggcttttaaaggcaaagaagagaggttgtattacaaagaattttaattggagttggaggcagagagctagtttTGGCTAAATATTGACtgactattgattctatcttcagaaagtccaccaCCCTaggtctttgtgatcaggatgtacTTCTCCTGCTGACCGcccaaacaattgcttgtaaacaACTGCAGTTTTAGCTCCGTCCAAGGTTCAAGGCAGtaaggcagtttctctggaaaggcagctccaactccattttaaaatggcccCACCAACGTCAATTTTGACAGTTGTCATTTTACTTATGATTCTAATTAAATCTGTCCTCTGCTATTAGAAGCTCCACCAGGGCAGAGACTGTTGTCTGCTTCTGCTCACCCCTCCTTGTACaccccagtgcctgacacatattagaagctcaacaaatattcaccAGATGAGTGGATGAATGGGGCTAGGTCAGAACACGTGTGTCACATTAAGGACTGGACTTCGGGTTCAGGTTAGCGGGAAACCACTGCAGAAGTTTAGAGGGGTGGCGCCATCAGATTTGTTCTAAAGAAAGATCATTTAGGCTGCTCTGTAGAGAAATGGAAGCAAGGAGGCATATTAGGAGGCTGTGGTGATACAAGCAACAGATGATGATGGCCTCACTCTAAGGGCACCAAAAATCAAGCAAAGTGGACTAAATTGGCAGATTATTGGGTGACATTCCCTTCCTCTACTGTACTCACATGCTCTCTCTCCAAAGTGGTAGTAACAGTTTTGTTtcctatgaaatatttatatggaGAAAACTCTTAACCCACACTCCAATCACCCCTGTTCCTCAAGGAGATTTGATAATCTCTCAGCTTTGGTCCTCCTGGAGTTTAGTTCCTTAGCTGTTTATGGTCTCATGAAGGCAAGCTTCTATCCTTTAGGCTCTTTTCTCAAAGTTCCAATGTACGCAGCTCCCTAACAGGTAGATCTTACTCTACGGAATTCAGACTTACAAATTGGACACTGCTACGTCCACTTGTACCCTAAAACTTTGAATGGGCCTTCATTTCATGAATTGTCTGCTTAATGGAATTAACTCCTTTGTCCTCCTCGAGCCCCCACTGGACTCTAGGCTCCTTGAAGAACCATGACTGTCTTTGTCTAGCCCTATCTATCTAATTGTGGCCCCTGGCATGTATTagacactcaataagtatttcCATTCTGTAATAAAAATTTCCCCCTGCTTTCACAAGTCCAGTACACTCAATGTAATTCACATTCTATCAGGGATGaaataaaaaggttaattttcAATCTGAGGTCTTCAAGCAataggtaatattttaaaaagcccaaGGCAAATTATGTATTTGCCCACTAATGGAATAAAAAGACTATTCCCTTCAAGACTTTCAATATCCTGCTTCTCCTTATGAACATCACTCTCACTGTACAGCACTGTGAGTACAGGTAAAGGAGATGGTGATGGGCTTTTCAGAATAAATTCCcaattcctttcttttataaaaatggaatgctAAAATGTTTCAGTTAGCTAAAAGTTTTGATCAGTTAGAATCTGGGATTCTAACTAGAATTCTAGGaactaaaaaaatgtaaatatctttatttttcttttaaagattttatttttcctttttctccccaaagccccccagtacatactgtgtatttttagttgtgggtccttctagttgtggcatgtgggatgccgtgtcagcgtggcttgatgagcagtgccgtatgtgcgcccaagatccaaaccggtgaaaccctgggccgcagaagtggagcgcaagaacttaaccactcggccacggggccggccccctaaatatctttaatttttaatccaaGTGTATCactgatgatagctattttgaattccttttgcttcccaaatatatttaaaagatattctCATATAAAAACATCATTAAATTATGTGAGGTTACCGAAGAGCGTAAAGCTTTGAGGCAGGTGATGGGGGCGGCAGGCTTCTGGAGCCCCCGTACAACATCATCCGTAAGAAGCCAGCTGTGAAGGATGGTGTGGACGGCTTCTCCACTTCCAGACTTCCCACTACTGTTCAGGATGCCCCTCTGGGGAAGCCATAGCCTCTAATGCTTTGAACTTTAACAGATTATAGTCTTCACACCAGCCACCAGACACCACTGTATCCTATACATCTTACATTTCGCTTGTAAATACTTCCTCTTCTGTTTAAACACAATTAAAGCTCCAGATGCCCTTCTATATGTTAACAgtaaatttcagttttctcatttaaacctcacaattACACCATGAGGTATATTATTCGATCACcattttattaatgaggaaaataagaatcAGAGGGGTTACAAACTTTGCTCCAGGTCCCGAAGCCAATATGTTGTactaggattcaaacctgtgTCTGTGCTCCCTCCACTACACCGGACTGCC
Encoded here:
- the LOC124247202 gene encoding LOW QUALITY PROTEIN: zinc finger protein 594-like (The sequence of the model RefSeq protein was modified relative to this genomic sequence to represent the inferred CDS: inserted 3 bases in 2 codons), producing MAEAAEEALSDGDTDGSLATSPRSGRAGPAQSSFEDRTFSQVNIILKKTLIREGKLKYDKQVRICDLSPFVTHQRVSAEERTYRGKASGQSFKQKSGLTQHQKIHTIKRTCKCNECGKVFTRSSNLVTHQRIHTGRKPYVCGDCXSNLIRHQRIHSEENPCECNQCGKAFRGSSNRVLHRRIHSGGKPYICNECGKAFDQSSDLTIHHRIHTGEKPYESSDCGKAFSQSSHLVTHQRIHTGEKPYECSKCGKAFRQTSLFIQHQRTHGGEKPYECPECGKAFSGHTVFLKHQRLHIGEKLKYEKAFSSDPELSGQEKIHKEKKPYECNKCGKTFQGSSDLIRHQTVHTGEKPYECSECGKAFSRNSVLIEHQRIHSGERPYKCSECGKGFRGSSQLTQHQRIHSGKKPYECSQCPRLLTRAQHHRXVHSGEKPYECKECGKAFRWSSDLIRCQKINTGEKVHEHNECRNPFSQSSGLSLRETTQDHNPRKTVMIKTDRQMDR